Proteins encoded within one genomic window of Vulgatibacter sp.:
- a CDS encoding NAD(P)/FAD-dependent oxidoreductase encodes MNEQQAAAIVREAGGEELLERLLHLDRTREASPPEAAAPRPPDAAARPDYDVALVGGGLSILHAPLLAAAGLRVAVFERRRAAVAHREWNASGPELQALVDTGLLRAEALDELVVARYDHGTCAWHGGASWPVEGVLDHAVDAGGLLQLARRLAEEAGVAFFDGHELAAHAAGPGGIVLRFRNGADATARILLDGRGASSPFATADLTCPTVGGVIAGIEEGSGAGQIDPRVGEILASTEGVEAGRQHVWEAFPGRPGETTVYLFHYAFASSIRSGELLRLYARFFETLPRYKRGATRLVRPTFGFIPGWSRLAPPPAPPGPRIALVGDAAARHSPLTFCGFGATLRSLGPVRDAVVAALADGDFSQQRLACIVDDRPIHRGTGALALLLASPPQDPAQAAALNELLDTAFGTLHGMGPEAYAALLRDEMAMGDFVRFLHRTSLRRPRVYRDVFARLGAGAVGRWGLRMAGALAPGGRSERNVS; translated from the coding sequence GTGAACGAGCAGCAGGCGGCGGCGATCGTGCGGGAGGCAGGCGGCGAGGAGCTCCTCGAGCGCCTCCTCCATCTCGACCGCACCCGGGAGGCGAGCCCACCGGAGGCGGCTGCACCACGTCCACCGGATGCAGCCGCGCGCCCCGACTACGACGTGGCGCTGGTGGGCGGCGGCCTCTCGATCCTCCACGCCCCGCTCCTCGCCGCGGCGGGCTTGCGGGTGGCGGTCTTCGAGCGGCGCCGCGCCGCCGTCGCCCACCGGGAGTGGAACGCGAGCGGCCCCGAGCTGCAGGCCCTGGTGGACACAGGGCTCCTTCGCGCCGAGGCGCTCGACGAGCTGGTGGTGGCGCGCTACGACCACGGCACCTGCGCGTGGCACGGCGGCGCCAGCTGGCCGGTGGAGGGCGTCCTCGATCACGCGGTGGACGCAGGCGGGCTGCTGCAGCTGGCGCGGCGCCTGGCGGAGGAGGCCGGCGTCGCCTTCTTCGACGGGCACGAGCTGGCGGCACACGCTGCAGGCCCGGGCGGGATCGTCCTGCGTTTCCGCAACGGCGCAGACGCCACCGCCCGAATCCTCCTCGACGGCCGCGGCGCGAGCAGCCCCTTCGCCACCGCCGATCTCACCTGCCCCACGGTGGGCGGGGTGATCGCCGGCATCGAGGAGGGGAGCGGGGCCGGGCAGATCGATCCGCGGGTCGGCGAGATCCTGGCCAGCACCGAAGGCGTGGAGGCCGGGCGGCAGCACGTCTGGGAGGCCTTCCCCGGCAGGCCCGGCGAGACCACCGTCTACCTCTTCCACTACGCCTTCGCCTCGAGCATCCGCTCCGGCGAGCTGCTGCGCCTCTACGCGCGTTTCTTCGAGACGCTGCCCCGCTACAAACGCGGCGCCACGCGGCTCGTGCGCCCCACCTTCGGCTTCATCCCCGGCTGGTCGCGCCTCGCCCCGCCCCCTGCGCCGCCGGGGCCGCGCATCGCGCTCGTGGGCGACGCCGCCGCCCGCCATTCGCCCCTCACCTTCTGCGGCTTCGGGGCGACGCTGCGCTCGCTCGGACCCGTGCGCGACGCCGTCGTCGCGGCGCTGGCGGACGGCGACTTCTCGCAGCAGCGCCTCGCCTGCATCGTGGACGACAGGCCCATCCACCGCGGCACCGGGGCGCTGGCGCTCCTCCTCGCCTCGCCGCCACAGGATCCGGCGCAGGCGGCGGCGCTCAACGAGCTCCTCGACACCGCCTTCGGCACGCTCCACGGCATGGGGCCCGAAGCCTACGCCGCGCTCCTGCGGGACGAGATGGCGATGGGCGATTTCGTGCGCTTCCTCCACCGCACCTCGCTGCGCAGGCCGCGGGTCTACCGGGACGTCTTCGCGCGGCTCGGCGCCGGCGCGGTGGGCCGCTGGGGGCTGCGCATGGCTGGGGCCCTGGCCCCCGGCGGCCGCTCCGAAAGGAACGTGAGTTGA
- a CDS encoding lysophospholipid acyltransferase family protein — protein sequence MIPAAKSAAFSRWFAGQIRGRMRRSFSAVRVKGAAHASEAAAAGSLLAVSNHTAWWDPLAALVLNEAATKLDGYALMDAKNLRRLPFFARIGGFGADLDRPGDAAAALRYGAKLLREPGRLVWVFPQGRERPISERPLGFASGAAAMARLAQVRTLPVALRYEFGEAEKPELRIAVGAPIDPLPSVDLLASRQERAVVELLDGIDLDLRAGSVEGWETLLEGSAEPLAKLAERWLAFFTRGAVRG from the coding sequence TTGATCCCTGCAGCGAAGAGCGCGGCCTTCTCCCGCTGGTTCGCCGGCCAGATCCGCGGCCGCATGCGCAGGAGCTTCTCCGCGGTGCGGGTGAAGGGAGCGGCCCACGCCAGCGAGGCCGCAGCGGCGGGCTCGCTCCTCGCGGTCTCGAACCACACCGCCTGGTGGGATCCGCTCGCCGCCCTGGTGCTGAACGAGGCGGCGACGAAGCTCGACGGCTACGCGCTCATGGACGCGAAGAACCTGCGGCGGCTTCCCTTCTTCGCGCGGATCGGCGGCTTCGGCGCCGACCTCGACCGCCCCGGCGACGCAGCGGCGGCCTTGCGCTACGGGGCGAAGCTGCTCCGCGAACCCGGCAGGCTGGTCTGGGTCTTCCCCCAGGGCCGGGAGCGGCCAATCTCCGAGCGGCCCCTGGGCTTCGCCAGCGGCGCCGCGGCGATGGCCCGGCTGGCCCAGGTGCGAACCCTGCCGGTGGCCCTCCGCTACGAATTCGGCGAGGCGGAGAAGCCGGAGCTGCGCATCGCCGTGGGCGCGCCGATCGATCCCCTGCCTTCCGTCGATCTGCTCGCCAGCAGGCAGGAGCGCGCGGTGGTGGAGCTGCTCGACGGGATCGATCTCGATCTGCGGGCGGGCTCGGTGGAGGGCTGGGAGACGCTGCTCGAGGGGAGCGCCGAGCCGCTGGCGAAGCTCGCGGAGCGCTGGCTCGCCTTCTTCACCAGGGGCGCGGTTCGCGGCTGA
- a CDS encoding SIMPL domain-containing protein has protein sequence MRALIVSCLLLLALPAAAQQQMLPPQLPFLGAEATGEVRVAPDRAVVRFGVQHQDKEARRAQQRVSEAMQRVTKALRDRGIPAERISTERLELQPVYDYNERPQGPHEGPRLVGFRASNVVRVELPLQKGKGGERVGDVIDAAIGGGANTVEGIQFELADDQPHYLRALRLASEKAREKSQALAESLGVGMGRLLEARESGLQFEPPQPMMMEARAMKGGDTPVSPGELTVRASVTVRYEIRQK, from the coding sequence ATGCGTGCCCTGATCGTTTCTTGTCTGTTGCTCCTCGCCCTTCCCGCCGCTGCACAGCAGCAGATGCTGCCGCCGCAGCTTCCCTTCCTCGGCGCGGAGGCGACCGGCGAGGTCCGCGTCGCCCCGGATCGCGCGGTGGTCCGCTTCGGTGTGCAGCACCAGGACAAGGAGGCCCGCCGCGCGCAGCAGCGGGTGAGCGAGGCGATGCAGCGGGTGACGAAGGCGCTGCGCGATCGCGGCATCCCCGCCGAGCGGATCTCCACCGAGCGCCTCGAGCTCCAGCCGGTCTACGACTACAACGAGCGCCCGCAGGGGCCGCACGAGGGGCCGCGGCTGGTGGGCTTCCGCGCCTCCAACGTGGTGCGGGTCGAGCTGCCGCTGCAGAAGGGCAAGGGCGGCGAGCGCGTCGGCGACGTGATCGACGCGGCGATCGGCGGCGGCGCCAACACGGTGGAGGGGATCCAGTTCGAGCTCGCCGACGACCAGCCCCACTACCTGCGGGCGCTGCGCCTCGCCTCCGAGAAGGCGCGGGAGAAGAGCCAGGCGCTGGCGGAGTCCCTGGGCGTCGGCATGGGTCGGCTGCTCGAGGCCCGGGAGAGCGGCCTGCAGTTCGAGCCGCCGCAGCCGATGATGATGGAGGCGCGGGCGATGAAGGGCGGCGACACGCCCGTCTCGCCCGGCGAGCTCACGGTCCGCGCCTCGGTGACCGTGCGCTACGAGATCCGGCAGAAGTAG
- a CDS encoding phytoene desaturase, translating to MLAPMVSERVERQAIVIGSGFGGLAAAVRLGARGYRVTVLEKLDAPGGRAYVHRQDGFTFDAGPTVVTAPFLFEELWSLCGKRMDDEIDMRPVTPFYRVRFDDGSHFDYTGDPAAMRREVERFSPGDVEGYERFVRTSEAIFRVGFEQLAHVPFGSWSSMLRIVPEMIKLESYRTVYGLVSKHVRDERLRQVFSFHPLLVGGNPFSTTSIYSLIAFLERKWGVHFPMGGTGALVGGLVGLIEGQGGTVRCNAPVRRITVAGRRVTGVELEDGERLAADVVVSNADAAWTYRNLVPPEARRTWTDARIDRARYSMSLFVWYFGTKRKYENVAHHTILLGPRYRELLADIFERKILAEDFSLYLHRPTATDPSLAPAGCDAFYVLSPVPHQQSGVDWSVQAERYRKKIEAYLERTVMPGLSGALATSRLLTPLDFESRLNSFRGAAFSFEPVLTQSAFFRPHNRSEDLEGLYLVGAGTHPGAGMPGVLSSARVLDSVVPDAR from the coding sequence ATGCTCGCCCCCATGGTGAGCGAACGGGTGGAGCGGCAGGCGATCGTGATCGGAAGCGGCTTCGGCGGTCTCGCCGCAGCGGTGCGCCTCGGCGCACGGGGCTACCGCGTCACCGTGCTCGAGAAGCTCGACGCACCGGGCGGCAGGGCCTACGTGCACCGGCAGGACGGCTTCACCTTCGACGCCGGACCGACGGTGGTCACCGCCCCCTTCCTCTTCGAGGAACTCTGGTCGCTCTGCGGCAAACGCATGGACGACGAGATCGACATGCGTCCGGTGACGCCCTTCTACCGGGTGCGCTTCGACGACGGATCCCACTTCGACTACACCGGCGATCCGGCGGCGATGCGCCGGGAGGTGGAGCGCTTCTCCCCCGGCGACGTGGAGGGGTACGAGCGCTTCGTCCGCACCAGCGAGGCGATCTTCCGCGTCGGCTTCGAGCAGCTCGCCCACGTGCCCTTCGGCAGCTGGTCGTCGATGCTCCGGATCGTCCCCGAGATGATCAAGCTGGAGAGCTACCGGACCGTCTACGGCCTGGTGAGCAAACACGTCCGCGACGAGCGGCTCCGGCAGGTCTTCAGCTTCCATCCGCTGCTGGTCGGCGGCAATCCCTTCTCCACCACCTCGATCTACAGCCTGATCGCCTTCCTCGAGCGGAAGTGGGGCGTGCACTTCCCGATGGGCGGAACCGGCGCCCTCGTCGGCGGCCTGGTGGGGCTGATCGAAGGGCAGGGCGGAACGGTGCGCTGCAACGCGCCGGTGCGCCGGATCACCGTGGCGGGCAGGCGGGTCACCGGCGTCGAGCTCGAGGACGGAGAGCGGCTCGCCGCCGACGTGGTGGTCTCCAACGCCGACGCCGCCTGGACCTACCGCAATCTCGTGCCGCCGGAAGCGCGGCGCACCTGGACCGACGCGCGGATCGATCGCGCCCGCTACTCGATGAGCCTCTTCGTCTGGTACTTCGGCACCAAGCGCAAATACGAGAACGTGGCCCACCACACCATCCTCCTCGGGCCGCGCTACCGGGAGCTGCTCGCCGACATCTTCGAGCGGAAGATCCTCGCCGAGGACTTCAGCCTCTACCTCCACCGGCCCACCGCCACCGATCCCTCGCTGGCGCCTGCGGGTTGCGACGCCTTCTACGTGCTCTCGCCGGTGCCCCACCAGCAGAGCGGCGTCGACTGGAGCGTGCAGGCGGAGCGCTACCGCAAGAAGATCGAGGCCTACCTCGAGCGCACGGTGATGCCCGGCCTCTCCGGCGCCCTCGCCACCTCGCGCCTCCTCACCCCCCTCGATTTCGAGTCGCGGCTCAACTCCTTCCGCGGCGCCGCCTTCTCCTTCGAGCCGGTGCTCACCCAGAGCGCCTTCTTCCGGCCCCACAACCGCAGCGAGGATCTCGAGGGGCTCTACCTCGTTGGCGCGGGGACGCACCCGGGCGCCGGTATGCCCGGCGTGCTCTCCTCGGCCCGGGTGCTGGACAGCGTGGTGCCGGATGCACGCTGA
- a CDS encoding ester cyclase, producing MDPRDTNAAGTNAERARRIFDAIWNERRPEVFDQLCAPDCLIHDPFRGTLDRTGFELLLTTASALEMQLFVDELVEAGDRIALRWSGECIVRGEPMLVTGLSLLRFRDGLLVEQWSAWDTPHFGELLGLVPHGTEAVLPFDRPSPPA from the coding sequence ATGGACCCTCGCGACACGAACGCCGCCGGAACCAACGCCGAGCGGGCCCGCCGGATCTTCGACGCGATCTGGAACGAGCGCCGCCCGGAGGTCTTCGACCAGCTCTGCGCCCCCGACTGCCTGATCCACGATCCCTTCCGCGGCACCCTCGACCGCACCGGCTTCGAGCTCCTGCTCACCACCGCCTCCGCCCTCGAGATGCAGCTCTTCGTGGACGAGCTCGTGGAGGCCGGCGACCGCATCGCGCTGCGCTGGAGCGGCGAGTGCATCGTCCGCGGGGAGCCGATGCTGGTGACGGGCCTCTCGCTCCTCCGCTTCCGCGACGGGCTCCTCGTGGAGCAGTGGAGCGCCTGGGACACGCCGCATTTCGGCGAGCTCCTCGGCCTCGTGCCCCACGGGACGGAGGCGGTCCTCCCCTTCGACAGACCCTCGCCCCCCGCCTAA
- a CDS encoding glycosyltransferase: MSFGVAAALLLALVPVVVGAVAWVRAAAFWRRPQRQAGPPGHVLVVRPLAGADALLSPAHPRATCWFAVADRDDAAFPAAEAACAALRAAGSDAEVVLTGGDRGLPNHKAAQLAFCLERAGDRFDVLVCADGDVELEALEPLLAPLRWGAAATWAPPVETGAAASFGDRASHALLGGSLHAFPLLAGIDPRGLVGKLFAVRVEPLRRIGGFEALARYLGEDMELARRLLAVGERIEAVPLRARSLVAGRSLASVADRYHRWMLVVRGQRPHLLASYPLLFAPLPGIVLLGLAAGSAEAILLGVAGRWLTALAARHVAHGSFAPLDAAVDAILADALLLAALVRALVSRQLAWRGRRLSLARDGTLQVSREPRPW; the protein is encoded by the coding sequence ATGAGCTTCGGGGTCGCAGCGGCGCTGCTCCTCGCTTTGGTGCCGGTGGTCGTGGGGGCGGTGGCCTGGGTGCGGGCGGCTGCGTTCTGGCGCAGGCCGCAGCGCCAGGCGGGACCGCCCGGGCACGTGCTCGTGGTGCGGCCGCTGGCAGGCGCCGACGCGCTGCTCTCCCCCGCGCACCCGCGCGCCACCTGCTGGTTCGCGGTGGCGGACCGCGACGACGCCGCCTTCCCTGCTGCCGAGGCGGCCTGCGCCGCGCTCCGTGCTGCAGGAAGCGACGCGGAGGTGGTGCTGACCGGCGGGGACCGGGGCCTTCCGAACCACAAGGCGGCGCAGCTCGCCTTCTGCCTCGAGCGCGCGGGGGATCGCTTCGACGTTCTCGTCTGCGCCGACGGCGACGTGGAGCTCGAGGCGCTGGAACCGCTGCTCGCGCCGCTGCGCTGGGGCGCTGCTGCGACCTGGGCGCCGCCGGTGGAGACGGGCGCCGCCGCCTCCTTCGGCGATCGCGCCTCGCATGCGCTCCTCGGCGGATCGCTCCACGCCTTTCCGCTGCTGGCGGGGATCGATCCGCGTGGCCTCGTGGGCAAGCTCTTCGCGGTGCGGGTGGAGCCGCTCCGCCGGATCGGCGGCTTCGAGGCGCTCGCCCGCTACCTCGGCGAGGATATGGAGCTGGCGCGGCGGCTCCTCGCAGTAGGCGAGCGGATCGAGGCGGTGCCGCTCCGGGCGCGCTCGCTGGTGGCGGGGCGATCGCTCGCGAGCGTGGCCGATCGCTACCACCGGTGGATGCTGGTGGTCCGCGGACAGCGGCCGCACCTCCTCGCCAGCTACCCGCTCCTCTTCGCGCCGCTGCCGGGGATCGTGCTCCTCGGCCTCGCTGCGGGAAGCGCCGAGGCGATCCTCCTCGGGGTCGCGGGCCGCTGGCTCACGGCGCTGGCTGCGCGCCACGTGGCCCACGGGAGCTTCGCGCCACTCGACGCAGCGGTGGACGCGATCCTCGCCGATGCGCTTCTTTTGGCAGCGCTGGTGCGGGCGCTGGTGAGCAGGCAGCTCGCCTGGCGCGGCCGCCGGCTCTCGCTCGCGCGTGACGGAACGCTGCAGGTCAGCCGCGAACCGCGCCCCTGGTGA
- a CDS encoding deoxyhypusine synthase family protein — MSENNVAQEVLEAFEQSREVRPRAITGNESPIELLASAFPAYVGRQVREGARLMQKSVDSGNFVFCTMSGAMTPAGLHRSCIVPMIERGMIDVLTTTGANLYHDAHRVLGFRLKEIAPDAGDTMLREARIIRIYDIAFPEDVLLRTDRLFAWLMAMPEFQRTMTTAEFHHLLGKHLYELESKVGVDQHSLLATAYKFGVPIFVGAPQDGSIFLNAVRLKAALGEKFKFALDINADVYAMAALQWLAQNEGDTAVWILGGGVPKNYTLQGEPTLGQILELDARGFDIDVQFCVEVVDNGALSSCPAGEGHTWGKVSAECVEFNSAYVRTDVTSVLPWVTHALFHGDKRRAHKRMYDRLPEALQRLDADVAARRDQLLEGVYETPEEFQR, encoded by the coding sequence ATGTCCGAGAACAACGTCGCCCAGGAAGTCCTCGAGGCCTTCGAGCAGTCGCGCGAGGTCCGCCCCCGCGCCATCACCGGCAACGAGTCGCCGATCGAGCTGCTCGCCAGCGCCTTCCCCGCCTACGTCGGCCGCCAGGTCCGCGAGGGCGCCAGGCTGATGCAGAAGAGCGTCGACAGCGGCAACTTCGTCTTCTGCACCATGTCCGGCGCGATGACGCCGGCGGGGCTCCACCGCTCCTGCATCGTTCCGATGATCGAGCGCGGCATGATCGACGTGCTCACCACCACGGGCGCGAACCTCTACCACGACGCCCACCGCGTCCTCGGCTTCCGGCTCAAGGAGATCGCCCCCGACGCAGGCGACACCATGCTCCGCGAGGCGCGGATCATCCGCATCTACGACATCGCCTTCCCCGAGGACGTGCTGCTCCGCACCGACCGGCTCTTCGCCTGGCTGATGGCGATGCCCGAGTTCCAGCGGACGATGACCACCGCGGAGTTCCACCACCTCCTCGGCAAGCACCTCTACGAGCTCGAGTCGAAGGTCGGCGTCGACCAGCACTCGCTGCTGGCCACCGCCTACAAATTCGGCGTGCCCATCTTCGTCGGCGCGCCGCAGGACGGCTCGATCTTCCTCAACGCCGTGCGCCTCAAGGCGGCCCTCGGCGAGAAGTTCAAATTCGCCCTCGACATCAACGCCGACGTCTACGCCATGGCGGCGCTGCAGTGGCTGGCGCAGAACGAGGGCGACACCGCGGTCTGGATCCTCGGGGGCGGCGTGCCCAAGAACTACACGCTCCAGGGCGAGCCCACCCTCGGCCAGATCCTCGAGCTCGACGCCCGCGGCTTCGACATCGACGTGCAGTTCTGCGTCGAGGTGGTGGACAACGGCGCGCTCTCCTCCTGCCCCGCTGGCGAGGGCCACACCTGGGGCAAGGTCTCGGCGGAGTGCGTGGAGTTCAACTCCGCCTACGTCCGCACCGACGTCACGTCGGTGCTGCCGTGGGTGACCCACGCGCTCTTCCACGGCGACAAGCGCCGCGCGCACAAGCGGATGTACGACCGGCTTCCCGAGGCGCTGCAGCGACTCGACGCCGACGTGGCCGCCCGCCGCGACCAGCTCCTCGAGGGGGTCTACGAGACGCCCGAAGAGTTCCAGCGCTGA
- a CDS encoding DUF962 domain-containing protein: protein MNEKLQRLFEDYADSHRHPTNRLTHKIAIPLIVFHIVAMLDWIALVEVAGVTITAAWVGYVLAIAWYLRLHVRLALIMAVLFALCFPLGRITPWPVVVGIAVVGWLVQLAGHVVWEKKQPAFLTNLLQALVGPLFFVAVLTGDWPPERAAAPNAD from the coding sequence ATGAACGAGAAGCTCCAGCGCCTCTTCGAGGACTACGCCGACAGCCACCGGCACCCGACCAACCGGTTGACCCACAAGATCGCGATCCCGCTGATCGTCTTCCACATCGTCGCGATGCTCGACTGGATCGCGCTGGTGGAGGTGGCAGGCGTCACCATCACCGCCGCCTGGGTCGGCTACGTGCTCGCCATCGCCTGGTACCTGCGCCTGCACGTGCGCCTGGCGCTGATCATGGCGGTGCTCTTCGCGCTCTGCTTCCCCCTGGGCCGGATCACCCCGTGGCCGGTGGTGGTGGGGATCGCGGTGGTGGGCTGGCTCGTCCAGCTCGCAGGCCACGTGGTCTGGGAGAAGAAGCAGCCTGCCTTCCTCACCAACCTGCTCCAGGCCCTGGTGGGCCCGCTCTTCTTCGTGGCGGTGCTCACCGGCGACTGGCCGCCCGAGCGAGCCGCCGCTCCCAACGCCGATTGA
- a CDS encoding phytoene/squalene synthase family protein, protein MHAEALPAPALDPADLARCGALLRAGSKSFAAASRILPRHVRVPATALYAFCRVADDAIDDAGAARAEALAGLHHLLDRVYAGAPAPDPVERALAAVVHRHRLPRAPLDALLEGFAWDAAGRRYETLDDVVAYSVRVASTVGVAMTLLMGERDPAVLARACDLGVAMQLTNIARDVGEDARAGRLYLPLAWMREAGIDPDAFLRAPVHGAALAGVVERLLAEADRLYASADRGIPALPASCRPAIRAARLVYAAIGERIRAAGCDAVSRRAVVPRRRKIALLLRSCLALCWPRRACDAPPLEPARFLLDAVR, encoded by the coding sequence ATGCACGCTGAGGCGCTGCCGGCGCCGGCGCTCGATCCCGCCGATCTCGCCCGCTGCGGCGCGCTCCTCCGGGCCGGTTCGAAGAGCTTCGCCGCCGCGTCGCGGATCCTGCCGCGGCACGTCCGCGTTCCCGCCACCGCGCTCTACGCCTTCTGCCGCGTCGCCGACGACGCCATCGACGACGCAGGCGCCGCCCGCGCCGAAGCCCTCGCCGGCCTGCATCACCTCCTCGACCGGGTCTACGCGGGAGCACCTGCGCCCGATCCCGTCGAGCGGGCGCTGGCAGCGGTGGTGCACCGCCACCGCCTCCCCCGCGCGCCCCTCGACGCGCTCCTCGAGGGCTTCGCCTGGGACGCGGCGGGGCGGCGCTACGAGACCCTCGACGACGTCGTCGCCTACTCGGTGCGGGTCGCCTCCACCGTGGGCGTGGCGATGACCCTGCTCATGGGCGAGCGGGATCCCGCGGTCCTCGCCAGGGCCTGCGATCTCGGCGTGGCGATGCAGCTCACCAACATCGCCCGCGACGTGGGCGAGGACGCCCGTGCCGGGCGGCTCTACCTGCCGCTCGCCTGGATGCGGGAGGCCGGGATCGATCCCGACGCCTTCCTCCGCGCCCCGGTCCACGGCGCCGCGCTCGCCGGTGTGGTGGAGCGCCTCCTCGCCGAGGCCGATCGCCTCTACGCCAGCGCCGACCGGGGGATCCCGGCGCTCCCTGCCTCCTGCAGGCCGGCGATCCGCGCGGCGCGCCTCGTCTACGCCGCCATCGGCGAGCGCATCCGCGCGGCGGGATGCGACGCGGTTTCGCGCCGGGCGGTGGTCCCGCGGCGCCGCAAGATCGCGCTGCTCCTCCGGTCCTGCCTCGCCCTCTGCTGGCCCCGGCGCGCCTGCGACGCGCCACCGCTCGAGCCGGCGCGCTTCCTCCTCGACGCCGTCCGCTGA
- a CDS encoding DUF3365 domain-containing protein, whose protein sequence is MRTALLLPLLLAACSTAASGVTPEAPPPRQLDPTDSALAERLARADAAIRELGSTLGARLAEAIGSGGPASAVEVCSTEAQVLTARIAAAHGVRLGRTSHKLRNPANAPRPWVKPWLARHAGGPAASAQPAVFDLGGDRIGVVRPIATQPLCTLCHGESIDPSVQEALRERYPADRATGFAVGELRGAFQVEVAPSRTGP, encoded by the coding sequence ATGCGCACCGCCCTGCTGCTCCCCCTTCTCCTCGCTGCCTGCTCCACCGCCGCGTCCGGCGTCACGCCGGAGGCGCCGCCGCCACGGCAGCTCGATCCCACCGATTCCGCCCTCGCCGAGAGGCTGGCCCGGGCGGATGCAGCGATCCGCGAGCTGGGGTCGACCCTCGGGGCGCGCCTCGCCGAAGCGATCGGCAGCGGGGGGCCCGCCAGCGCGGTGGAGGTCTGCTCCACCGAGGCGCAGGTGCTCACCGCGCGGATCGCCGCGGCGCACGGCGTGCGTCTCGGCCGCACCAGCCACAAGCTTCGCAACCCCGCCAACGCGCCGCGCCCGTGGGTGAAGCCCTGGCTCGCGCGCCATGCAGGCGGCCCTGCGGCCTCGGCGCAGCCTGCGGTCTTCGATCTCGGCGGCGACCGCATCGGCGTGGTTCGTCCCATCGCCACCCAGCCGCTCTGCACGCTCTGCCACGGCGAATCGATCGATCCCTCGGTGCAGGAAGCCCTGCGGGAACGTTATCCGGCCGATCGCGCCACGGGATTCGCCGTCGGCGAGCTCCGGGGCGCCTTCCAGGTCGAGGTGGCGCCTTCCCGCACCGGGCCCTGA
- a CDS encoding cold-shock protein — protein MAQGTVKWFNDVKGFGFISQDDGEDVFVHHTAIQTEGFRSLAEGERVEFEVTEGPKGLQAANVRRV, from the coding sequence ATGGCGCAGGGCACGGTGAAGTGGTTCAACGACGTCAAGGGCTTTGGTTTCATCTCGCAGGACGACGGCGAGGACGTCTTCGTGCACCACACGGCGATCCAGACCGAGGGCTTCCGCTCCCTGGCGGAGGGCGAGCGCGTGGAGTTCGAGGTCACCGAGGGGCCGAAGGGATTGCAGGCCGCCAACGTCCGGCGGGTCTGA
- a CDS encoding MerR family transcriptional regulator, with protein MATSPELGRYRIQAVAQMTGVPAATLRAWERRYGVPTPARTASAYRLYSDRDVELVTRMRDLLAEGIAAAQAAATVLALPLPAPAAGSADAWEQAGAAIVEATRRFDVAALEGAVRQALTLGSAATIYERVLGPTLREVGDLWHAGLLSVAQEHLATQVLESTVRSMLRLVQPPTPARAVVLGCMAEETHTLGLYGAAFHFTGWGYRTVILGARTPPEAVADAVAGIEPAAVGLSMVMPLPRAAARRLLAAYGEACGSIPLLLGGRAAPSLASLVEELGGLCVGEDLVGARGRVEALLATRQRRKG; from the coding sequence ATGGCCACGTCTCCAGAGCTCGGCCGCTACCGGATCCAGGCAGTCGCCCAGATGACCGGCGTGCCGGCAGCGACGCTCCGCGCCTGGGAGCGGCGCTACGGGGTGCCCACCCCGGCGCGGACCGCCTCCGCCTACCGGCTCTACAGCGACAGGGACGTGGAGCTCGTCACCCGGATGCGGGATCTGCTCGCCGAGGGGATCGCCGCCGCCCAGGCGGCGGCGACGGTCCTCGCCCTGCCCCTCCCCGCCCCTGCGGCAGGTAGCGCCGATGCCTGGGAGCAGGCCGGCGCGGCGATCGTCGAGGCGACGCGGCGCTTCGACGTCGCCGCCCTAGAGGGGGCGGTGCGGCAGGCGCTGACGCTGGGTTCCGCGGCGACGATCTACGAGCGGGTCCTCGGGCCCACCCTGCGCGAGGTGGGGGACCTCTGGCACGCGGGGCTCCTCTCGGTGGCCCAGGAGCACCTCGCCACCCAGGTGCTGGAGAGCACGGTCCGCTCGATGCTCCGGCTGGTCCAGCCCCCGACACCTGCACGCGCCGTCGTTCTCGGCTGCATGGCGGAGGAGACCCACACCCTCGGCCTCTATGGGGCGGCCTTCCACTTCACCGGCTGGGGCTACCGCACCGTGATCCTGGGCGCCCGCACCCCGCCCGAGGCTGTCGCCGACGCGGTGGCGGGCATCGAGCCAGCGGCGGTGGGGCTCTCGATGGTGATGCCGCTCCCGCGGGCTGCCGCACGGCGGCTCCTCGCCGCGTACGGGGAAGCGTGCGGATCGATCCCCCTCCTGCTGGGCGGCAGGGCAGCACCCTCCTTAGCTTCTCTGGTCGAGGAGCTGGGCGGGCTCTGCGTCGGCGAGGATCTCGTCGGGGCACGGGGCCGCGTCGAAGCCCTCCTCGCCACGAGACAACGGAGGAAGGGATGA